One window of Mesorhizobium sp. WSM4904 genomic DNA carries:
- a CDS encoding LysR family transcriptional regulator yields the protein MAYLDNIAVFVRVVELGNLSAAGRDMRISPAVASNRIKELEKHLGVRLFNRTTRQLMPTEHGTVFYTGAKQVLDAITEAEAAVAALSGQPRGTIKVTAPLGLGRRLIASGIPDFHDKYPDIEVRLRLSDHNVDIMKEGIDVAFRLGIIEDSSLRMRGIMDCERVLVAAPKYLEARGEPVEPQELIGKKHDCLMLRYAGTREYVWTLQTPNGVQKFEVHGPYDTDDGDVLTGWALSGRGIINKPRFEVEPFIRDRRLKVILAKTPPTPVQLAAVYPHKKLQDPKVRLLLDFMADRCQRLIKDILAGK from the coding sequence ATGGCCTATCTCGACAACATCGCCGTCTTCGTCCGTGTCGTCGAGCTCGGCAATCTGTCGGCGGCCGGGCGCGACATGCGCATCTCGCCGGCAGTGGCCTCCAACCGCATCAAGGAGCTGGAGAAGCATCTGGGTGTGCGGCTGTTCAACCGCACGACGAGGCAGTTGATGCCGACCGAACATGGCACGGTGTTCTACACCGGCGCCAAGCAGGTGCTGGACGCCATCACCGAGGCGGAAGCGGCGGTTGCAGCGCTTTCCGGCCAGCCGCGCGGCACGATCAAGGTGACGGCGCCGCTCGGCCTCGGCCGGCGGCTGATCGCCTCCGGCATTCCGGACTTTCACGACAAATACCCCGATATCGAGGTGCGGCTCAGGCTCTCCGACCACAATGTCGACATCATGAAGGAAGGCATCGACGTCGCCTTCCGTCTCGGCATCATCGAGGATTCGAGTCTCAGGATGCGCGGCATCATGGACTGCGAGCGCGTGCTGGTCGCGGCGCCTAAATATCTCGAGGCGCGCGGCGAGCCGGTCGAGCCGCAGGAATTGATCGGCAAGAAGCACGACTGCCTGATGCTGCGCTATGCCGGCACGCGCGAATATGTCTGGACGCTGCAGACGCCGAACGGCGTGCAGAAATTCGAGGTGCATGGACCTTACGACACCGACGACGGCGACGTTTTGACCGGCTGGGCGCTGTCGGGGCGCGGCATCATCAACAAGCCGCGTTTCGAGGTCGAGCCGTTCATCCGCGACCGGCGGCTGAAGGTGATCCTGGCCAAGACCCCGCCGACACCGGTGCAGCTTGCCGCCGTCTATCCGCACAAGAAGCTGCAGGACCCGAAGGTGCGGCTGCTGCTCGACTTCATGGCCGACCGCTGCCAGCGGCTGATCAAGGACATTTTGGCTGGGAAGTAG